Proteins from a genomic interval of Micromonospora sp. NBC_00389:
- a CDS encoding glycosyltransferase family 4 protein, with protein sequence MTTLRVGEQLANTSDRIHRPTLTSRPQLPAQAGPGVPPQTRRILMLSWEYPPVLVGGLGRHVHALSVALAAAGHEVTVVTRHAEGAPLEEYADGVRILRASEDPVTFPLATGSLLAWTMAFNHTLTRTALRATEAGSYDVIHAHDWLVAHTAMTLRDHLDIPLVSTIHATEAGRHQGWLPEEMNRTIHGVEHWLSTESGRVIVCSGYMRDEVNALFGVPADRVDVVANGVEPHRWKVPARKVTAARARFAGDGPLVTFAGRLVYEKGVQHLIAGLPRLRERHPGLRVVIAGDGPYRAELESEVHRRGLGGMVAMPGFLGGTDLPALMAASDCFAVPSIYEPFGMVALEGAAAGAPLAVAATGGLAEIVEPGVTGMTFQPHDPDGLADAVDALLSDRDRARALARRARRMVHDQYGWSAIAQRTAASYADAIANDAVFTAHRAEQRMSQGRALPALPTGNLLAAAGLR encoded by the coding sequence GTGACGACCCTGCGGGTCGGCGAGCAGCTCGCTAACACCTCGGACCGGATCCACCGGCCCACCCTGACCTCCCGCCCCCAACTTCCGGCGCAGGCCGGGCCGGGGGTACCGCCGCAGACCCGTCGCATCCTGATGCTCTCGTGGGAGTACCCGCCGGTGCTCGTCGGCGGCCTCGGCCGACACGTGCACGCGCTGTCGGTGGCCCTGGCCGCCGCCGGCCACGAGGTCACCGTCGTCACCCGGCACGCCGAGGGCGCGCCGCTCGAGGAGTACGCCGACGGCGTCCGCATCCTGCGCGCCTCCGAAGACCCCGTCACCTTCCCCCTCGCTACCGGCTCCCTCCTGGCCTGGACCATGGCGTTCAACCACACCCTCACCCGCACCGCCCTGCGCGCCACCGAGGCCGGCTCGTACGACGTCATCCACGCCCACGACTGGCTCGTCGCCCACACCGCGATGACGTTGCGCGACCACCTGGACATCCCGCTGGTGAGCACCATCCACGCCACCGAGGCCGGTCGGCACCAGGGCTGGCTGCCGGAGGAGATGAACCGCACCATCCACGGGGTCGAGCACTGGCTCAGCACCGAGTCCGGCCGCGTGATCGTCTGCTCCGGGTACATGCGCGACGAGGTGAACGCGCTGTTCGGGGTGCCGGCCGACCGGGTCGACGTGGTGGCCAACGGTGTGGAGCCGCACCGCTGGAAGGTGCCGGCGCGCAAGGTGACCGCAGCCCGGGCCCGGTTCGCCGGGGACGGCCCGCTGGTCACCTTCGCCGGCCGGCTGGTCTACGAGAAGGGCGTACAGCACCTGATCGCCGGCCTGCCGCGCCTGCGTGAGCGGCACCCAGGGCTGCGCGTGGTGATCGCCGGCGACGGCCCGTACCGCGCGGAGCTGGAGTCCGAGGTGCACCGCCGCGGCCTGGGCGGCATGGTCGCCATGCCGGGCTTCCTCGGTGGCACCGACCTGCCGGCGCTGATGGCCGCCTCCGACTGCTTCGCGGTGCCGAGCATCTACGAGCCGTTCGGCATGGTGGCCCTGGAGGGCGCCGCCGCCGGCGCGCCGCTGGCGGTCGCCGCCACCGGTGGCCTCGCGGAGATCGTCGAGCCGGGCGTGACCGGGATGACCTTCCAACCGCACGACCCCGACGGGCTCGCCGACGCCGTCGACGCGCTGCTGTCGGATCGCGACCGGGCCCGCGCCCTGGCTCGCCGCGCCCGCCGGATGGTGCACGACCAGTACGGCTGGTCGGCTATCGCCCAACGCACCGCCGCCAGCTACGCCGACGCCATCGCCAACGACGCCGTCTTCACCGCCCATCGCGCCGAGCAGCGCATGTCCCAGGGCCGCGCCCTACCCGCCCTCCCCACCGGCAACCTGCTCGCCGCCGCCGGCCTGCGCTGA
- the glgX gene encoding glycogen debranching protein GlgX, whose product MQVWPGERYPLGATYNGMGTNFAIFSEVAERVELCLFDEWDTGAERRVELREVDAYVWHAYLPGIEPGQRYGYRVHGRYDPANGLRCNPHKLLLDPYAKAVDGDVTWDPAVYDYDLEHPERMSETDSAPFMPKSVVVNPYFDWGNDRPPRTPYHHSVIYEAHVRGLTMRHPDIPEELRGTYAGIASPPMIEYLTRLGVTAIELMPVHQFIHDHRLVDLGLRNYWGYNTIGFFAPHHGYSALGRLGQQVQEFRGMVKALHAAGIEVILDVVYNHTAEGNHLGPTLSFKGVDAPSYYRLSEEDRRYFVDYTGTGNSLNVRSPHSLQLIMDSLRYWVQEMHVDGFRFDLAATLAREFYEVDRLSTFFEVVQQDPVVSQVKLIAEPWDVGPGGYQVGNFPPVWTEWNGKYRDTVRDFWRGEPATLAEFASRISGSADLYQDDGRRPFHSINFVTCHDGFTLNDLVSYNDKHNEANGEDNRDGESHNRSWNSGVEGDTDDEAVLALRAKQRRNFLATLMLSQGVPMIGHGDELGRTQRGNNNAYCQDSELAWVDWDNADSQLLEFVRTLTAFRARHQVFRRRRFFTGLPVGGREVDGPLPDLAWYTPDGREMTGEDWGNDFGRSVALFVNGEGIRERGQYGQRHHDASFLLCFNAHDAPLDFTMPGSEYGQKWERVISTAEPEPDDVTVISAGGTIRVPDRSLVVLERTI is encoded by the coding sequence ATGCAGGTCTGGCCGGGCGAGCGGTATCCCCTGGGCGCCACCTACAACGGGATGGGCACCAACTTCGCCATCTTCTCGGAGGTGGCCGAGCGGGTCGAGCTGTGCCTGTTCGACGAGTGGGACACCGGCGCCGAGCGGCGGGTCGAGCTGCGTGAGGTGGACGCCTACGTGTGGCACGCGTACCTGCCGGGCATCGAGCCGGGGCAGCGCTACGGCTACCGGGTCCACGGGCGGTACGACCCGGCGAACGGGCTGCGCTGCAACCCGCACAAGCTGCTGCTCGACCCGTACGCCAAGGCGGTCGACGGTGACGTGACGTGGGACCCGGCGGTCTACGACTACGACCTGGAGCACCCGGAGCGGATGTCTGAGACCGACTCGGCGCCGTTCATGCCGAAGTCGGTGGTGGTCAACCCGTACTTCGACTGGGGCAACGACAGGCCGCCGCGTACCCCGTACCACCACTCGGTGATCTACGAGGCGCACGTACGCGGGCTGACCATGCGCCACCCGGACATCCCGGAGGAGCTGCGCGGCACGTATGCCGGCATCGCCTCCCCGCCGATGATCGAGTACCTGACCCGGCTCGGCGTGACCGCCATCGAGTTGATGCCGGTGCACCAGTTCATCCACGACCACCGGCTGGTCGACCTCGGGCTGCGCAACTACTGGGGTTACAACACCATCGGCTTCTTCGCCCCGCACCACGGCTACTCCGCGCTGGGCCGGCTCGGCCAGCAGGTGCAGGAGTTCCGCGGCATGGTCAAGGCGCTGCACGCGGCCGGCATTGAGGTCATCCTCGACGTGGTCTACAACCACACCGCCGAGGGCAACCACCTCGGGCCGACGCTGAGTTTCAAGGGCGTGGACGCCCCCAGCTATTACCGGCTCAGCGAGGAGGACCGCCGGTACTTCGTCGACTACACCGGCACCGGCAACAGCCTCAACGTGCGCAGCCCGCACTCCCTTCAACTGATCATGGATTCGCTGCGCTACTGGGTGCAGGAGATGCACGTCGACGGCTTCCGCTTCGACCTGGCCGCCACCCTGGCCCGCGAGTTCTATGAGGTCGACCGGCTCTCCACCTTCTTCGAGGTGGTCCAGCAGGACCCGGTGGTCAGCCAGGTCAAGCTGATCGCCGAGCCGTGGGACGTCGGCCCCGGCGGCTACCAGGTGGGCAACTTCCCGCCGGTGTGGACGGAGTGGAACGGCAAGTACCGCGACACCGTGCGGGACTTCTGGCGCGGTGAGCCGGCCACCCTGGCCGAGTTCGCGTCCCGGATCTCCGGCTCCGCCGACCTCTACCAGGACGACGGGCGCCGGCCGTTCCACAGCATCAACTTCGTCACCTGCCACGACGGGTTCACGCTCAACGACCTGGTGTCGTACAACGACAAGCACAACGAGGCCAACGGCGAGGACAACCGGGACGGCGAGAGCCACAACCGGTCGTGGAACTCCGGCGTCGAGGGTGACACCGACGACGAGGCGGTGCTCGCCCTGCGCGCCAAGCAGCGGCGCAACTTCCTGGCCACCCTGATGCTGTCGCAGGGCGTGCCGATGATCGGTCACGGCGACGAGCTGGGCCGCACCCAGCGGGGCAACAACAACGCCTACTGCCAGGACAGCGAGCTGGCCTGGGTCGACTGGGACAACGCCGACTCCCAGCTACTGGAGTTCGTCCGGACGCTGACCGCGTTCCGGGCCCGGCACCAGGTGTTCCGCCGCCGCCGGTTCTTCACCGGCCTGCCGGTCGGCGGGCGCGAGGTCGACGGGCCGCTGCCCGATCTGGCCTGGTACACCCCGGACGGGCGGGAGATGACCGGCGAGGACTGGGGCAACGACTTCGGCCGCTCGGTGGCGCTCTTCGTCAACGGCGAGGGCATCCGGGAGCGTGGCCAGTACGGCCAGCGCCATCACGACGCCTCGTTCCTGCTCTGCTTCAACGCCCACGACGCGCCGCTGGACTTCACCATGCCCGGCAGCGAGTACGGCCAGAAGTGGGAGCGGGTCATCAGCACCGCCGAACCCGAACCGGACGACGTCACGGTGATCAGCGCGGGCGGCACCATCCGGGTGCCGGACCGTTCCCTGGTGGTGTTGGAGAGGACGATCTGA
- the treY gene encoding malto-oligosyltrehalose synthase, with amino-acid sequence MAVPPHPEQRKTTATYRVQIRPGFDLDATAGIVDYLADLGVSHLYSAPLLTATPGSAHGYDVVDPRAVNPELGGEAGRQRLLRALRDKKLGLVVDIVPNHAGVAVPPANPAWWDVLRRGRASAYADWFDIDWDRGRLLLPVLADDPAALDDLKLVDSELRYHEHRFPVADGSGDGSAREVHDRQHYELVSWRRGDAELTYRRFFAVSGLAGLRVEDPAVFAATHELILRWAAAGEVDGIRVDHPDGLRDPGGYLTRLRAAAPEAWLIVEKILEYGEELPDWPVDGTTGYDALAAVNGLFVDPDAEGDFTVLDTRLVGQHTSWENLTHDTKLAAATRLLAAELTRLAALAPEVPSEQARAALAELAAAFPVYRGYPPHGARHLAAARSEAGRRRPDLTTALDAVTRRLRDPDDELAQRFPQLTGAVMAKGVEDTAFYRWTRFMALNEVGGTPAHFGVPPAEFHRFATARQVRWPASMTTVSTHDTKRSEDVRARMAVLSELPGRWGEQVTAWMACAPLPDPAFAHLLWQTAVGAWPIERERLHAYVEKAAREAATSTSWADPDPVFERALHGVVDAMYDDPSLHDELTELAAAITPAGWCNSLGQKLVQLAMPGVPDTYQGTELWDNSLVDPDNRRPVDFDVRREMLARLDGGWRPSIDTDGAAKLLVVSRTLRLRRAHPELFTGYRPVPAHGTAGRHVVAFDGAIAVATRLPLGLARAGGWCDTFLSLPVNEVKDLFTGRVYSGGETFLADLLADYPVALLAPPTDSAEAAR; translated from the coding sequence ATGGCGGTGCCCCCTCACCCCGAGCAGAGGAAGACGACAGCCACCTACCGAGTGCAGATCCGTCCTGGCTTCGACCTGGACGCCACCGCCGGGATCGTCGACTACCTCGCTGACCTCGGCGTCAGCCACCTCTACAGCGCGCCGCTGCTGACGGCCACCCCCGGCTCCGCCCATGGCTACGACGTGGTCGACCCCCGGGCGGTCAACCCGGAGCTGGGCGGTGAAGCCGGTCGGCAGCGGCTGCTGCGTGCGCTGCGCGACAAGAAGCTCGGCCTGGTCGTGGACATCGTGCCCAACCACGCCGGGGTGGCCGTACCGCCGGCCAACCCCGCCTGGTGGGACGTGCTGCGTCGGGGTCGCGCCTCGGCGTACGCCGACTGGTTCGACATCGACTGGGACCGGGGCCGGCTGCTGCTGCCGGTGCTGGCCGACGACCCGGCCGCCCTGGACGACCTCAAGCTGGTCGACTCCGAGCTGCGCTACCACGAGCACCGGTTCCCGGTGGCCGACGGCAGCGGCGACGGCAGCGCGCGTGAGGTGCACGATCGGCAGCACTACGAGCTGGTCTCCTGGCGGCGGGGCGATGCCGAGCTGACGTACCGCCGGTTCTTCGCCGTTTCCGGCCTGGCCGGGCTGCGGGTGGAGGACCCGGCGGTGTTCGCCGCCACCCACGAGCTGATCCTGCGCTGGGCCGCCGCCGGGGAGGTCGACGGCATCCGGGTCGACCACCCGGACGGCCTGCGCGACCCGGGCGGCTACCTGACCCGGCTGCGGGCCGCCGCGCCGGAGGCCTGGCTGATCGTGGAGAAGATCCTGGAGTACGGCGAGGAGCTGCCGGACTGGCCGGTGGACGGCACCACCGGCTACGACGCCCTCGCCGCGGTCAACGGGCTCTTCGTCGACCCCGACGCCGAGGGCGACTTCACGGTGCTGGACACCCGCCTCGTCGGGCAGCACACCTCGTGGGAGAACCTCACCCACGACACCAAGCTGGCCGCGGCCACCCGGCTGCTCGCCGCCGAGTTGACCCGGCTGGCCGCCCTCGCCCCCGAGGTGCCGAGCGAGCAGGCGCGGGCCGCCCTCGCCGAGCTGGCCGCCGCGTTCCCGGTCTACCGCGGCTATCCGCCGCACGGCGCCCGGCACCTCGCCGCCGCCCGCTCCGAGGCCGGCCGGCGGCGCCCCGACCTGACCACCGCCCTGGACGCGGTCACCCGCCGGCTGCGCGACCCCGACGACGAGCTGGCGCAGCGCTTCCCCCAGTTGACCGGCGCGGTGATGGCCAAGGGCGTGGAGGACACCGCGTTCTACCGGTGGACCCGGTTCATGGCGCTCAACGAGGTCGGCGGCACGCCCGCCCACTTCGGGGTGCCGCCGGCGGAGTTCCACCGCTTCGCCACCGCACGGCAGGTCCGCTGGCCGGCCAGCATGACCACCGTCTCCACCCACGACACCAAACGAAGCGAGGACGTCCGCGCCCGGATGGCCGTGCTCAGCGAGCTGCCGGGCCGCTGGGGCGAGCAGGTCACCGCGTGGATGGCGTGCGCGCCGCTGCCCGACCCGGCGTTCGCCCACCTGCTCTGGCAGACCGCCGTCGGCGCCTGGCCGATCGAACGGGAGCGGCTGCACGCGTACGTCGAGAAGGCCGCCCGGGAGGCGGCGACCTCGACCAGTTGGGCCGACCCCGACCCGGTCTTCGAGCGGGCGCTGCACGGTGTGGTCGACGCGATGTACGACGACCCGAGCCTGCACGACGAGCTGACCGAACTCGCGGCGGCGATCACCCCGGCCGGCTGGTGCAACTCGCTGGGGCAGAAGCTGGTGCAGCTCGCCATGCCCGGGGTGCCGGACACCTACCAGGGCACCGAGCTGTGGGACAACTCGCTGGTCGACCCGGACAATCGCCGCCCGGTTGACTTCGACGTACGCCGAGAGATGCTGGCGCGTCTGGACGGCGGCTGGCGTCCCTCGATCGACACCGACGGCGCGGCGAAGCTGCTGGTGGTGTCGCGGACCCTGCGGCTGCGGCGGGCGCACCCGGAGCTGTTCACCGGCTACCGGCCGGTGCCGGCGCACGGGACGGCGGGCCGGCACGTGGTGGCGTTCGATGGCGCGATCGCCGTGGCGACCCGCCTGCCGCTGGGCCTGGCGCGGGCCGGTGGGTGGTGCGACACATTCCTGTCGCTTCCCGTTAACGAGGTGAAGGACCTGTTCACCGGCCGGGTCTACAGTGGCGGAGAGACCTTCCTGGCCGATCTGCTGGCCGACTATCCCGTCGCACTGCTGGCTCCTCCCACCGATTCCGCGGAGGCTGCGCGATGA